The DNA sequence CCTGCTGCTGCTGGCGGTGCAGACCGCGGCGCTGGGCGTGACGGAGGACGTGCGGGAGCGGGACCCGGAGACGTCCTTCCGCGCCTCCCCCTTCCTGCGGCTGCGGTTGACGTGCGACGCGGTGCTGGCGCGCGACGCCGCGCCGGACACGCTGCGGGACGTGGGCACGTGCATCGAGGACTGCCGGCGCGTGGTGGCGAGCGTGTCGCGGCACCTGGAGTCCGCGGGCGTCAGCGTGGACCTCGTGTACCGCCTGGAGCGCATCCGCCGGGGCCTGGAGCGGATGGAGGCCATCTGCCGCGTGCTCGGCGCGCCCCGGGGCGAGCCGCGCTGGCGCGAGGCGCTGGCGCTCCTGTCGGACCTCTTGCGCCGCTCGCACACGGACCGCTCCGTGCTGGAGCTGGTGCGCCGCAACGTGCGGATGCTCGCGCGGAAGATCATCGAACGCGCGGGCCACTCCGGCGAGCACTACATCACCACCACGCCCGGTGAATTCCACCGGCTGGTGGAGTCCGCCGCGGGCGGCGGGCTGGTGACGGCGGTGGCGGTGACGCTCAAGTTCGCCATCGCCACGCTGGCCCTGGCGCCGTTCTTCGCGTGGCTGGCCACGGGCTTCAACTACGCGCTCGCCTTCGTCCTCATCCAGGCCTTCGGCTTCACGCTCGCCACCAAGCAGCCCTCCGTGACGGCGGCCACCCTGGCCGGCGCGGTGAGCGAGGGCGCCCGGGGCGAGCGGCTGTCGAGCCTGGTGGACATCATCCCGCGCATCACCCGCTCCCAGCTGGCGGCCTTCGCCGGCAACCTGGGGTGCGTCGCCCCCGCCGTGGTGGTCATCGCCCTGGCCTGGCAGGCGCTCACCGGCCACGCCTTCCTGTCCGACGCCAAGGCCCGCGCCACGGTGGAGGCGCTCCACCCCTGGCGCAGCCCCACCGCCGCCTACGCGGCCCTGACGGGCGTGCTGCTGTGGGTGTCCAGCGTGGCCGGGGGCTGGCTGGAGAACTTCGTCGTCTACCGCCGGCTCCCGGAGGCCCTGGCCCACCATCGCGCCCTGCGTCACCTGCTGGGCGCCGCGAGGGCGCGGCGGCTCGC is a window from the Myxococcus stipitatus genome containing:
- a CDS encoding site-specific recombinase translates to MNVPLPVAQSTPSRVPHGPSEREVDAFCVQYAPRAPGHPAVRDLYRLLRDLPEDGLESRLDWVERWVEWLRERIPAHDLVEDASGLKPSAPDSRLALMVRVLEGEPALRASLTQLVAAVCEGSRGLKLFSQVGLPAGQGFLAEASDRLARTLLPSPPDPTKLSELLPRLFPSPEDAAWLAALSPALLAKLASLVGEPRPPAVLPALRVRADLLDALLLLAVQTAALGVTEDVRERDPETSFRASPFLRLRLTCDAVLARDAAPDTLRDVGTCIEDCRRVVASVSRHLESAGVSVDLVYRLERIRRGLERMEAICRVLGAPRGEPRWREALALLSDLLRRSHTDRSVLELVRRNVRMLARKIIERAGHSGEHYITTTPGEFHRLVESAAGGGLVTAVAVTLKFAIATLALAPFFAWLATGFNYALAFVLIQAFGFTLATKQPSVTAATLAGAVSEGARGERLSSLVDIIPRITRSQLAAFAGNLGCVAPAVVVIALAWQALTGHAFLSDAKARATVEALHPWRSPTAAYAALTGVLLWVSSVAGGWLENFVVYRRLPEALAHHRALRHLLGAARARRLADGLLHAASGLGTNVTLGFLLGLMAVLGRFFGLPLDVRHVTFALGQLAMAGCALGPEAVLRPDFLAALGGVALTGVLNFTVSFSLALGVAARARDVPSGEALPFLRAVVARFLSAPRSFLLPPRDAAPVPLPERVPADGHRGPFQ